In Chitinophaga sp. HK235, a single window of DNA contains:
- a CDS encoding TolC family protein, whose protein sequence is MRTKTALILSVCIISLGIIQPIQAQSPVKTVTLQAVEDSFLVKNYLLLAQRYQIDASKALTRQAKLWSNPSFSTVLGFGSTDKFKPFNVGAGGETQYNIDQLIQLAGKRNKNIQIAAAATRMNEATFDELVRTLRLHLRENFYTLYYRRQTGKVLKEQLENLQRIVDAYVAADKKGSVAHADLVRLQALQVGIENDYADLKQEELEAQKNLQQLLHSQDFYEAVVSNTDLAPYRLDHIQLSPLLDSVAINRPDVRIASVQYQTAELNYRLQKSMAVPDLHVGATYDKKGSYIDNFVGLTLGIDLPLWNRNQGNIRAAQLQIGAEKQQLQQQQSVAQTEVLNAYQRIVALEKRYKSFDLHRFQDEFDTLIAEVAKNFSKGNISLLQFIDYFNSYSDNAKNINKFLSNRVNAYEELNYATGQELFKN, encoded by the coding sequence ATGCGAACCAAGACGGCACTGATTCTATCAGTATGCATTATCAGCCTGGGCATTATACAACCTATACAGGCACAATCTCCCGTTAAAACGGTCACTCTTCAGGCCGTAGAAGACTCCTTCCTGGTCAAGAACTATCTGTTGCTGGCACAACGTTACCAGATCGATGCCTCCAAAGCACTGACACGCCAGGCAAAATTATGGAGCAACCCATCATTCAGCACAGTACTGGGTTTCGGTAGTACAGACAAGTTCAAGCCCTTTAATGTAGGCGCCGGCGGCGAAACACAATATAACATCGACCAGCTGATACAACTGGCAGGTAAAAGAAACAAAAACATCCAGATCGCTGCAGCAGCCACCAGAATGAACGAAGCGACCTTCGATGAGCTGGTACGTACCCTTCGCCTGCATCTGCGCGAAAACTTCTATACCCTTTACTACCGCCGCCAGACAGGCAAAGTACTGAAAGAACAACTCGAAAACCTGCAGCGTATCGTAGACGCCTATGTAGCCGCAGATAAAAAAGGTAGTGTGGCACATGCCGACCTGGTAAGGCTGCAGGCCCTGCAGGTAGGTATTGAAAACGATTATGCCGATCTGAAACAGGAAGAACTGGAAGCGCAGAAAAACCTACAGCAGTTACTGCATAGCCAGGATTTTTATGAAGCAGTGGTAAGCAATACAGACCTCGCCCCTTATCGTCTCGATCATATTCAATTATCCCCGCTGCTCGACAGTGTGGCCATCAACCGGCCCGATGTGCGGATTGCGAGCGTGCAATACCAGACAGCTGAACTCAACTACCGCCTGCAAAAATCCATGGCAGTGCCAGACCTTCACGTGGGTGCCACATATGACAAAAAAGGTAGTTATATCGATAATTTCGTAGGCCTTACCCTGGGCATTGACCTCCCGCTGTGGAACCGCAACCAGGGTAATATCCGCGCAGCACAGCTGCAGATAGGTGCAGAGAAACAACAGCTGCAACAGCAGCAGTCTGTTGCACAAACAGAAGTGCTGAACGCCTACCAGCGCATCGTAGCCCTGGAGAAACGTTACAAGAGCTTCGATCTGCACCGTTTCCAGGATGAATTTGATACACTCATTGCTGAAGTAGCCAAAAACTTCAGTAAAGGAAATATCTCTCTGCTGCAGTTTATCGACTATTTCAACAGCTACAGCGACAACGCCAAAAACATCAACAAGTTTTTATCCAACCGGGTAAACGCTTATGAAGAACTTAATTACGCAACAGGACAAGAATTATTTAAAAACTAA
- a CDS encoding carbohydrate porin — protein MRQFLSSIGLITLFAGKLAAQDKAKDSILPYTFHFQQTLVSQWHPDFSAKYSGVNSFETHENGKTSITSTIYAGIRPLRNLELYINPELAGGEGLSHATGIAGFPNGETFRVGNPKPAVYLARAYAAYTLPLTSKNTADPDDLNNVGGTTPTRFLRFIGGKYCLADFFDQNAFSHDPRTQFLNWSLMSNAAWDYPADVRGYTMAFTVQYQHDNWMVQAATSLEPLVANGPKLNYHYRQSNGQVLEVTHTHQLKKHQGNIRLMAFLNQAPMGNYRTAIDAARDTAPDITSVRRNGHTKYGFGINIDQEISDNAGVFAKASWNDGHNETWAYTEIDQSVSAGWLEHGTPWHRPQDNLGVAMVVNGLSADHRHYLEAGGAGFMIGDGQLHYAPEMIAEVFYQCNISRLHIALSPDYQFVLHPAYNRDRGPVNIIGLRTRVAI, from the coding sequence ATGAGGCAATTTTTATCTTCCATAGGACTTATAACGCTGTTTGCCGGCAAGCTGGCAGCACAGGACAAGGCAAAGGACAGCATCCTGCCCTACACCTTTCATTTCCAGCAAACGCTGGTCAGCCAGTGGCATCCTGATTTCTCCGCGAAGTACTCCGGTGTCAACAGCTTTGAGACACACGAAAACGGTAAAACGTCTATTACCAGTACGATTTATGCAGGCATCCGCCCCTTGCGGAACCTCGAACTCTATATAAACCCGGAACTTGCTGGTGGTGAAGGTCTCAGCCATGCCACCGGCATTGCGGGTTTCCCTAATGGCGAAACATTCCGTGTAGGTAATCCAAAGCCGGCTGTTTATCTGGCCAGAGCATATGCGGCTTATACGCTGCCACTCACCAGCAAAAACACCGCAGATCCGGACGACCTGAACAACGTAGGTGGTACCACCCCTACCCGGTTCCTGCGCTTCATCGGCGGTAAGTATTGCCTGGCGGACTTCTTCGACCAGAATGCCTTCAGTCATGATCCCCGTACCCAGTTCCTGAACTGGTCGCTTATGAGCAATGCAGCCTGGGACTATCCGGCTGATGTTCGGGGTTATACTATGGCCTTTACGGTGCAGTACCAGCATGACAACTGGATGGTGCAGGCCGCCACTTCCCTGGAACCGCTGGTAGCCAACGGGCCTAAACTGAACTATCACTACCGTCAATCCAACGGTCAGGTGCTGGAGGTAACGCATACACACCAACTGAAAAAACATCAAGGAAATATACGGTTGATGGCCTTCCTCAACCAGGCGCCTATGGGCAACTACAGAACGGCCATCGATGCAGCAAGGGACACTGCGCCGGACATCACATCAGTAAGGCGCAACGGCCATACCAAATATGGCTTCGGTATCAATATAGACCAGGAGATCAGTGACAATGCCGGCGTTTTTGCCAAAGCATCCTGGAACGACGGTCATAACGAAACCTGGGCCTATACGGAAATAGATCAATCGGTGAGCGCCGGATGGCTGGAACATGGTACCCCGTGGCACCGTCCGCAGGACAATTTAGGCGTGGCCATGGTAGTCAACGGGCTGTCCGCTGACCACCGTCATTATCTTGAGGCCGGCGGCGCCGGATTTATGATCGGCGATGGCCAGCTGCACTATGCTCCGGAAATGATCGCAGAAGTTTTCTATCAATGTAATATTAGCAGGCTACATATTGCTTTAAGCCCCGATTACCAGTTTGTGCTGCATCCCGCCTATAACAGGGACCGCGGGCCGGTAAACATCATCGGATTAAGGACCAGAGTGGCTATATAA
- a CDS encoding efflux RND transporter permease subunit: protein MNKFIRNIVAFSLKNKLFVFISVVTLIIAGVVSFLHTPIEAFPDVTNTQIVIVTKWNGRSAQEVERFVTLPIEVSMNAVQRKTSVRSVTMFGLSVVKIIFEDDVEDFFARQQVNNMLAGLNLPEGASPEVQPPYGPTGEIFRYYLKSSKRDSRDLLTWQNWVIDRQIRSVPGVADVVAFGGQEKIYEISADPVRLAKYDITPLELYQAITKSNVNVGGDVIEKNGQAYVVRGIGLLSSISGIQNIIVQNINGVPLLVKDLAAVHESSAPRVGQVGLDKSDDLVEGIVVMRKGENPSEVLKRLKDKLKELNETVLPEDIKMETFYDRDNLMAFCTHTVMHNLAEGIIFVTVIVFIFMADWRTTVIVSIIIPLALLFAFMCLRIKGMSANLLSMGAIDFGIIIDGAVVMVEGIFVMLDHKAHKYGMERFNKMAKLGWIKQTGGELAKAIFFSKLIIIISLIPIFSFQKVEGKMFSPLAWTLGFALLGALLFTLTLVPVLCSILLNKNVKEKNNFVVNFFDRIVTKGFNWTYRNKRLSITCSLAFIVVTFFSAKFLGTEFLPQLNEGSLWVTTELPMSMSLTESVKMARNIREDLGNFPEVKRVLSQVGRSNDGTDPNGFYFIQYQVDLLPKEEWKRKITQDALIGQMEGRLKKYPGIILNFSQPISDNVSEAVAGFKAANGVKIYGADLTQLESLSQQVIAQLKSVQGIKDLGVIRNIGQPEMSINLDDNKMAQYGVSTGDAQAVIEMAIGGKTATQLYEGEKKFDIRIRYDANYRKTEEDLANLMVPTINNNKVPLKEIAEIKTITGPAFIYRDLNKRFIGIKFSVRDRDLGSTISEAQQKINKVIKLPKGYSVGWTGEFENQVRATQRLGQVVPISLVAIFMVLFIMLGNVKDAGLVLMNVPFALIGGILALHVTGMNFGISAGVGFIALFGICIQNGVILISVFHKNLEARISLNEAIKLGVQSRIRPVVMTALMAAIGLVPAALSHGIGSETQKPLAIVVIGGLITATVLTLLVFPIIFYGAYKKKVEAL from the coding sequence ATGAATAAATTCATCAGAAATATTGTAGCTTTTTCGCTTAAAAACAAGCTATTTGTTTTTATCAGCGTTGTCACGCTGATCATAGCGGGGGTGGTTTCTTTCCTGCATACCCCCATCGAAGCATTCCCAGACGTCACCAATACCCAGATCGTGATCGTGACCAAATGGAACGGTCGCAGTGCACAGGAAGTGGAACGTTTTGTAACACTGCCCATAGAAGTATCTATGAACGCAGTACAACGTAAAACCAGCGTACGCTCTGTTACCATGTTTGGTCTTTCTGTGGTGAAGATCATATTTGAAGATGATGTGGAAGATTTCTTTGCGCGTCAGCAGGTGAATAATATGCTGGCAGGCCTTAACCTGCCTGAAGGTGCATCCCCGGAGGTACAGCCCCCTTACGGCCCTACCGGGGAAATCTTCCGCTATTATCTCAAGAGCAGTAAACGTGATTCCCGCGATCTGCTTACCTGGCAGAACTGGGTGATAGACCGTCAGATCCGCAGTGTGCCCGGCGTGGCCGATGTGGTAGCCTTTGGCGGCCAGGAAAAGATCTACGAAATCTCTGCCGACCCGGTACGCCTTGCCAAGTACGATATCACTCCACTGGAGTTGTATCAGGCCATTACCAAAAGTAATGTGAACGTAGGTGGCGACGTCATCGAAAAAAACGGACAGGCTTATGTGGTGCGAGGTATAGGTCTGCTCAGCAGCATCTCCGGCATCCAGAATATTATCGTTCAGAATATCAATGGTGTACCACTGCTCGTTAAAGACCTCGCCGCTGTACATGAATCGTCTGCGCCCCGCGTAGGCCAGGTGGGACTGGACAAAAGCGACGACCTTGTAGAAGGTATTGTGGTAATGCGTAAAGGTGAAAATCCTTCCGAAGTACTGAAACGTCTTAAAGACAAACTGAAAGAGCTGAATGAGACCGTACTGCCGGAAGACATCAAGATGGAGACTTTCTATGATCGTGATAACCTGATGGCCTTCTGTACCCATACCGTAATGCACAACCTGGCAGAAGGGATCATTTTTGTGACCGTGATTGTGTTCATTTTTATGGCCGACTGGCGCACTACAGTGATTGTGTCCATCATCATACCACTGGCACTGTTGTTTGCCTTCATGTGTCTGCGTATCAAAGGTATGAGCGCTAACCTGCTCTCCATGGGCGCCATCGACTTCGGTATCATCATTGATGGTGCTGTGGTGATGGTGGAAGGGATCTTCGTAATGCTCGATCATAAGGCCCATAAATACGGGATGGAGCGGTTTAACAAGATGGCCAAGCTGGGCTGGATCAAACAAACCGGTGGTGAGCTGGCCAAAGCGATCTTCTTCTCCAAACTCATTATCATTATCTCTTTGATCCCTATCTTCTCTTTCCAGAAAGTGGAAGGTAAAATGTTCTCCCCGCTGGCATGGACGCTGGGCTTTGCCCTGCTGGGCGCATTGCTGTTCACCTTAACATTGGTGCCGGTACTGTGTTCCATCCTGCTCAACAAAAATGTGAAGGAGAAGAACAACTTTGTGGTGAACTTCTTTGACCGCATTGTTACCAAAGGTTTCAACTGGACTTACCGCAACAAACGTCTGAGCATTACCTGCTCGCTGGCGTTTATAGTGGTTACATTCTTTTCTGCCAAATTCCTGGGTACTGAGTTCCTGCCGCAGCTCAATGAAGGCTCGCTGTGGGTGACCACTGAGCTGCCGATGAGTATGTCGCTCACCGAGAGCGTTAAGATGGCGCGTAACATCCGGGAAGACCTCGGCAATTTCCCTGAAGTAAAGCGGGTATTATCGCAGGTAGGCCGTTCCAATGACGGTACAGACCCTAACGGTTTTTATTTCATACAATACCAGGTAGACCTGCTGCCCAAAGAGGAATGGAAACGTAAAATCACCCAGGACGCTCTGATTGGTCAGATGGAAGGCCGTTTGAAAAAATACCCAGGTATTATCCTCAACTTCTCCCAGCCGATCAGTGACAACGTTTCTGAAGCAGTGGCCGGTTTTAAAGCGGCCAATGGTGTGAAGATCTACGGTGCAGACCTTACACAGCTGGAGTCACTGTCGCAGCAAGTCATTGCGCAGCTCAAGAGCGTACAGGGTATCAAGGACCTGGGTGTGATCCGTAATATCGGTCAGCCTGAGATGAGCATTAACCTGGATGACAACAAGATGGCGCAATACGGCGTATCCACTGGTGATGCCCAGGCAGTGATAGAAATGGCGATCGGTGGTAAAACTGCTACCCAGCTGTATGAAGGAGAGAAAAAATTCGATATCCGTATCCGCTATGATGCCAACTATCGTAAAACCGAAGAAGACCTGGCCAATCTGATGGTACCTACCATCAACAATAACAAGGTGCCGCTGAAAGAAATCGCGGAAATCAAAACCATTACCGGCCCTGCCTTCATCTATCGTGATCTGAACAAACGTTTTATCGGGATAAAATTTTCGGTACGTGACCGCGACCTGGGATCTACCATCAGCGAAGCTCAACAAAAAATTAACAAAGTTATTAAGTTGCCAAAAGGTTATAGTGTAGGTTGGACCGGTGAGTTTGAAAATCAGGTGCGGGCCACCCAAAGACTGGGTCAGGTAGTGCCTATCAGCCTTGTGGCCATCTTTATGGTGCTGTTTATTATGTTGGGTAATGTGAAAGATGCAGGACTCGTTTTAATGAATGTTCCTTTTGCGCTGATAGGGGGAATTCTCGCATTGCACGTTACAGGTATGAACTTCGGTATTTCTGCCGGCGTAGGTTTTATTGCCCTGTTCGGCATTTGCATCCAGAATGGTGTAATTCTGATATCAGTGTTTCATAAGAACCTGGAGGCGAGAATCAGTCTGAATGAGGCGATTAAGCTGGGAGTCCAGAGCCGTATCAGGCCAGTAGTGATGACTGCATTGATGGCAGCGATAGGTCTGGTTCCGGCGGCGCTTTCACATGGTATTGGTTCTGAAACCCAGAAGCCGCTGGCGATTGTGGTGATTGGAGGTTTAATTACCGCTACAGTGCTGACGTTACTGGTATTTCCGATTATTTTCTATGGTGCATACAAGAAAAAAGTGGAAGCACTTTAA
- a CDS encoding efflux RND transporter periplasmic adaptor subunit — protein MKQPIILVGFSLLAAVIWSGCKHSQAEDSEKSTFVLSDTMLKNIRIDTAHLQPVMNEVRLSGKVAPNGGKVLKVYPLVSGYVEDIKVQLGDYVQKGQVLAVIHSAEIADYEKQLAQARSDRSVAEKNLKVAQDLYDSRLSTEKDVVNAQGELHKSEAEITRLNDLFKIYRKGKGATYLVTAPLSGYIIEKNINNNMEIRTDNSSNIFTISELDDVWVMANVFETDIAKIKEGYEADVVTVSYPDQPFHGKIDKINNFLDPATKTMQVRIRIDNKNLLLKPEMFATVYIKYADKAEKIAVPSAAIIFDNSKNYVLVFKDKFNIAVRQVEVDKTAGDLTYLESGLQADEKVISKNQLLIYDALKD, from the coding sequence ATGAAACAGCCTATTATCCTCGTTGGCTTTTCGCTGCTGGCAGCAGTTATATGGAGCGGATGCAAACATAGCCAGGCAGAAGATTCAGAAAAGAGCACGTTCGTACTGAGCGATACAATGTTAAAAAATATCCGCATCGATACCGCTCACCTGCAACCAGTGATGAACGAAGTACGTTTATCCGGCAAGGTAGCCCCCAATGGTGGCAAGGTATTGAAAGTATATCCACTGGTGAGTGGTTATGTAGAAGACATTAAAGTACAGCTGGGTGACTATGTTCAGAAAGGACAGGTACTCGCTGTAATCCATAGTGCCGAAATCGCTGACTACGAGAAACAGCTGGCACAGGCCCGCTCCGACCGTTCCGTAGCGGAGAAAAACCTGAAAGTAGCCCAGGACCTGTATGACAGCCGCCTGAGCACCGAAAAGGACGTAGTCAACGCCCAAGGTGAACTGCATAAAAGTGAAGCGGAAATTACCCGCCTCAATGATCTCTTCAAAATATACCGCAAAGGGAAAGGCGCTACTTATCTCGTTACCGCTCCTCTCTCCGGTTATATCATCGAGAAGAACATCAACAACAACATGGAAATCCGTACAGACAACAGTTCCAATATCTTCACCATCTCCGAGCTGGATGATGTATGGGTAATGGCCAATGTGTTTGAAACAGATATCGCTAAAATCAAGGAAGGTTATGAAGCCGACGTAGTAACGGTGAGTTACCCTGATCAGCCCTTCCATGGCAAGATTGACAAGATCAACAACTTCCTGGACCCGGCCACCAAAACCATGCAGGTAAGAATCCGGATCGACAATAAAAACTTGCTGCTCAAACCGGAAATGTTTGCGACCGTTTACATTAAATATGCCGACAAAGCGGAGAAGATTGCGGTGCCTTCTGCAGCCATCATCTTCGACAACAGCAAAAACTATGTGCTGGTGTTCAAAGATAAATTCAATATCGCTGTAAGGCAGGTGGAAGTAGACAAAACCGCCGGTGATCTCACTTACCTGGAATCAGGCCTTCAGGCAGATGAGAAGGTGATTTCCAAAAACCAGTTACTGATATACGACGCACTGAAAGATTAA
- a CDS encoding cell wall metabolism sensor histidine kinase WalK produces the protein MKIKYKIALYYTLSASLMLIAFAVLAYYFSAKSRKAEYLERLEYRARSIANVIIEDGNVKVDLLRKLDRTTFQDLYKETILVYNPSYDLLYSNLKDTTIRTHRSLLDFIKQNKLYSYDKGNGEVVGVYYTEGDMSVIVLVSSFDKYGFQNLQNLRQILLLELVTAVLILVGVGYFFARKMVQPIDRLVQQVDSINANNMQDAQVAVKGKDEIATLGANFNTMLQRLSDSFDLQKSFVSNASHELRTPLAAIISQLQVTLSKERTKEEYQSVLASVLEDAENLSDLSNGLLQLAQSELNQEQFVFANVRIDELLMDMANLIRLKQKAQNKVDIQFIKVPENELLVTCFGNESLLKVLFLNLVDNACKFSPDNSAHVCIDFFTQYITVQIKNQGPLITADEINKIFEPFYRGENAHQTRGHGLGLSICKKIVQIHNGHITVTSNEEGNTFTVILPHL, from the coding sequence ATGAAGATAAAATATAAAATAGCACTGTATTATACCCTGTCAGCTTCCCTGATGCTGATCGCCTTTGCCGTGCTCGCTTATTATTTTTCTGCCAAATCCAGAAAAGCCGAATACCTCGAAAGGCTCGAATACCGCGCCCGATCTATCGCCAATGTAATTATTGAAGATGGCAATGTAAAGGTAGATCTGCTGCGTAAGCTGGACCGTACCACTTTCCAGGACCTGTACAAGGAAACCATCCTGGTATACAATCCGTCCTACGACCTGCTGTACAGCAACCTGAAAGACACCACCATCCGTACTCACCGCAGCTTGCTGGATTTTATCAAACAAAATAAACTGTACAGCTATGATAAAGGCAACGGCGAAGTAGTAGGCGTGTACTACACTGAAGGAGACATGTCGGTGATCGTGCTGGTATCTTCCTTTGATAAATACGGTTTCCAGAACCTGCAAAACCTCCGTCAGATACTATTGCTGGAACTGGTCACCGCTGTCCTTATCCTCGTGGGTGTCGGGTATTTCTTTGCCCGGAAAATGGTACAACCCATCGACCGTCTGGTACAACAGGTAGACAGTATCAACGCCAATAACATGCAGGATGCCCAGGTGGCTGTTAAGGGAAAAGACGAAATTGCCACACTGGGCGCTAACTTCAATACCATGCTGCAACGTCTGAGTGATTCCTTTGACCTGCAGAAAAGTTTTGTGAGCAACGCCTCGCATGAACTGCGTACTCCCCTCGCCGCCATTATCAGCCAGCTACAGGTAACTCTGTCGAAAGAACGAACCAAGGAAGAATACCAGTCGGTGCTTGCCTCTGTACTGGAAGATGCGGAAAACCTCTCAGACCTCTCCAATGGACTGCTTCAGCTGGCGCAGTCAGAGCTGAACCAGGAACAGTTTGTATTCGCCAATGTACGGATCGATGAACTGTTGATGGACATGGCTAATCTGATCCGTTTAAAACAGAAGGCTCAAAACAAGGTAGATATTCAGTTTATCAAAGTACCCGAAAACGAACTGCTGGTGACCTGCTTTGGCAACGAGAGCCTGCTGAAAGTGCTTTTCCTGAACCTTGTAGACAATGCCTGCAAGTTTTCTCCGGATAACAGTGCGCATGTATGCATCGATTTCTTTACCCAATATATTACTGTACAAATCAAAAATCAGGGGCCGCTTATCACTGCCGACGAGATCAACAAAATCTTTGAACCATTTTATCGTGGCGAAAATGCGCACCAGACGCGCGGTCACGGCCTGGGACTTTCTATCTGTAAAAAGATCGTTCAGATACATAATGGCCATATCACGGTAACCTCCAATGAAGAAGGCAATACTTTCACGGTAATACTCCCCCATCTCTGA